In the Schaalia hyovaginalis genome, ACTGATGCCGCCACAGCTGAAGCGACGCGCTGGTATTCGGGTACTTCTCTTGCGCGTGACCTCACTCTGGCGCGTCTGAGAGGTAGATGGGCGGTCACTCCCGAAGGTGCACAGGCCGCCGTCGATGAGTGGCGTGCCGCGTGGAGAGGTGAGCCTGCTCGAAGGCGCGAGCGCCCGTATGATGCGCGCGCCTTCCAGGCGAGCGCCCAGGCACTTAGAGCGCACCGCGATGCGTTCTCCCGGATCGACCCAACCGACCCCGTTGCGCTCGCTGACGCGACGCAAGACCTGGCGGGCCTTCTCAGTGCCGCCGCCATGCAGCCTGACCTCGACGCCACGCAGGCACGTGAATACTCTCGCGCCGCTAGAGCCCTGGGACGCCACGCGCAACTCAAGTCGAGACCGCCGAGACTCTCCCCTACCCGCACACCGTTCACGCACGCGGCACGCCTCTTCCTGACCACAAGCAAACCAAAGTCAGATGCGGCCCGAGCAGCGGCGCTCCTGGACGACATGACCGCTTTCGCGCGCTCCCTCGCCAACCTGCACCGCGCGGCTCAGCAAGCGCAGACTGCCGCGATGATCGAACGCGACCTTGCCACGCTCTTCGCACACGCGAACTCGCCCGCCCTCGATCCTCAGCTCGCCCGGATCAAAGAACTCGCCGCTGCTTCTGGCTCGCCCTCCAAGATCGGTCGACCATCACCAACGAGAACACCGTACACGCCCGCTCCGCACGCGCCACGGCCAGTGGATCGACCGACACACACGCCGCACTTGTAGGTCACACGACAGCGGCTCCCGGTGCTGTGGTGGCGTGCCGGAAACGATCGTTTCTGATGCGAAAGTGAAGGCTGAGGAGAACAGATGCGACACGCCGGACATGCCCGCCCCG is a window encoding:
- a CDS encoding relaxase/mobilization nuclease domain-containing protein, with product MIDRYMNVLSEHPTGAIRNFNPETGTTEIVDRGPNHVWHCSLSLPPRAGLLDDETWRKIAQDFMDEMGFTEASGKPPCRWVAVRHGTSKNGGDHIHIAANIVRADGTKWSRWWDWKNAGRACNTLEHKYGLEVIESREHNRGARADTPHELNAAKRAGRPETTRAMLETRVRAAAAGAANEAEFVRSVRELGVRIRPRFAKGRTDVVLGYSVALHTDAATAEATRWYSGTSLARDLTLARLRGRWAVTPEGAQAAVDEWRAAWRGEPARRRERPYDARAFQASAQALRAHRDAFSRIDPTDPVALADATQDLAGLLSAAAMQPDLDATQAREYSRAARALGRHAQLKSRPPRLSPTRTPFTHAARLFLTTSKPKSDAARAAALLDDMTAFARSLANLHRAAQQAQTAAMIERDLATLFAHANSPALDPQLARIKELAAASGSPSKIGRPSPTRTPYTPAPHAPRPVDRPTHTPHL